A stretch of the Clarias gariepinus isolate MV-2021 ecotype Netherlands chromosome 26, CGAR_prim_01v2, whole genome shotgun sequence genome encodes the following:
- the LOC128513974 gene encoding pachytene checkpoint protein 2 homolog, producing MNGEKMEVGWNHQQQPCADGVPNKGEVHIEVHVKSQSTARRADVRTHVLALLDRHNLVMGSFKWTEFDDEFLTRNVESVSVVDVDAQPLDLKASKLCIHIFALSDDGPSMLNLEEEEAISAANHWLLPAAEFHGIWESLVYEEGIKTQLLDYVSTAMFFSDKNVDSNLVAWNRVVLLHGPPGTGKTSLCKALAQKLAIRLSERYSYGQFVEINSHSLFSKWFSESGKLVTKMFQKIQELIDEREALVFVLIDEVESLTAARNASQAGTEPSDAIRVVNSVLTQLDQIKRHPNVVILTTSNVTQKIDLAFVDRADIKQYIGLPSAQAIFNIYLSCLEELMKRQIIYPRQQLLNLVELSTLDYIESEVTKLSLCLQEIAEKSVGFSGRTLRKIPFLAHALYAKTSVMTLENFLSAMDKAVAHQIKQQKKLVNCV from the exons ATGAACGGTGAGAAAATGGAGGTAGGCTGGAATCACCAGCAGCAGCCGTGTGCGGacggtgttcctaataaaggtGAAGTTCACATCGAGGTTCATGTTAAATCACAAAG CACGGCGAGGCGGGCTGATGTAAGGACACATGTTTTGGCTCTGCTCGACCGACACAACCTCGTCATGGGATCCTTCAAGTGGACGGAGTTTGATGACGAATTTTTGACCAGGAATGTCGAGTCTGTATCTGTGGTCGACGTTGATGCACAG CCGTTAGATTTAAAGGCGAGCAAGCTGTGCATTCACATCTTTGCTCTCAGTGATGATGGACCAAGCATGCTAAacctggaggaggaggaggcgatATCTGCAGCCAATCACTGGCTCCTGCCAGCAG ctgAGTTCCACGGGATCTGGGAAAGCCTGGTTTATGAGGAAGGAATCAAAACACAA CTCTTGGATTATGTTTCGACAGCCATGTTCTTTTCTGACAAAAACGTTGACAGCAATCTGGTTGCATGGAATCGTGTCGTGTTGCTTCACG GGCCGCCAGGAACAGGAAAGACGTCGCTGTGTAAAGCCCTGGCACAGAAACTTGCCATCAGACTCTCAGAAAG ATATTCCTACGGACAGTTTGTCGAAATCAACAGCCACAGTTTGTTCTCAAAATGGTTTTCAGAG AGCGGAAAACTCGTCACAAAGATGTTCCAGAAGATTCAAGAGCTGATCGATGAGCGAGAGGCGCTTGTTTTTGTCCTCATTGATGAG GTGGAGAGTCTTACTGCAGCCAGAAACGCCTCTCAGGCTGGAACCGAACCATCAGATGCCATCCGAGTGGTCAACTCTGTCCTTACCCAGCTTGACCAGATcaaacg ACACCCGAACGTGGTGATCCTCACTACCTCAAACGTCACTCAGAAGATCGACCTGGCCTTCGTGGACAGGGCGGATATAAAACAGTATATCGGCTTGCCGAGTGCCCAGGCCATCTTTAACATCTACCTGTCGTGTCTGGAGGAGCTCATGAAG CGACAGATCATTTACCCACGGCAGCAGCTGCTGAACCTCGTGGAGCTCAGTACTTTGGATTACATCGAGAGTGAAGTGACCAAGCTCAGTCTGTGTCTGCAGGAGATCGCAGA GAAGAGCGTTGGCTTTAGCGGTCGTACCTTAAGGAAAATTCCCTTCCTGGCACATGCACTCTACGCAAAG ACATCTGTGATGACCCTAGAGAATTTCCTTAGCGCCATGGACAAGGCTGTGGCTCACCAAATAAAGCAACAGAAGAAGCTAGTTAACTGTGTATGA